In the Sulfoacidibacillus ferrooxidans genome, CTCACATAATATCGCACTAATGCTTATAAAAAACTTGGTGTCGGGTTGGTCAGGTTTAGTGCGTATTGACGTTCCAAGCCAACAAGAAGGATTTATGAAAGACCTTTTAACGTATGGTTTTAAAGAAAAAATGGTATCTCCAATCATGATTCTTAATGCACAAGACCTTGGCGGAAAACGTGACCAACTATACGGAATCGCTGATCCTGTATTTGGTTAAATGCAATATTTGCTATTGAACATAAGAGGACGCAAATTCAGGAGCCATTAGGCCCACCTGTTGTATGATTATACGGTTGCGTACGCTTTCGGGATCTTGCGCAATAGCGGTTTAACCGGTAAAACCAGAATAGCCAGTTGAAATGGCGCTTCATGAGGAGGATATGATGGAATACAAGGCTTTTACGAATTTGGAAGTGGAATCTGATTGGTATCAGAGTATGTGTTCATTGCATAGTACCATCTTCAAGTTAAAAAGTCCTGATTCCATAAAGGAAGAACTGTATGTCAGGCCCATTTTTCTTGTGCTTATTGCCTTAGACAACGAACACGTCGTCGGGTATAAAATCGGTTATCAAGACCGTAGAACTCGGTTTTACAGTTGGTTAGGTGGTGTAAATTCAGAATACCGAGGTCAAGGGATAGCATCAGAACTCATGAGAAGACAACATGTATGGTGTGAAAGTCAAGGATACGATGTGGTACGCACACAAACGAAAAACAAATGGCGAAGCATGCTCATTTTAAATTTGAGACATGGTTTTGATGTTGTTGGGACGTACACCGACGAAAAGGGAGAACCGAAAATCATTTTGGAGAAGAGACTTTAATACCTTCGTGCGCTTGCATAAAAATTCATGGGTGAAACCCTAAGCTTTATTAAGCTTTCGGAGCAGAAGAGTTTAAGAAGGAAATTCCGTCAATTTTACCAAATGCACTGGTATAATAGCTTTATTTGAGTCAATGAACGTACGGGGAGGTGTCTCAATGCTAGATGAGTTTTCAATTCTCATCACTCCATTCAACATAGAGAGAACTATCCGAGTTTATCTGCCACAAAATTATTACACAAGCAAAGAGAACTATCCAGTGCTATACATGCATGATGGAAAAAACGTTTTTCGTGACAAAGTAGCCATCGGTGGGGTCAGTTTAGGATTAGAATCTTATCTGGAGCAAATTGGCTTGAAACTTATTGTGGTAGGTATTGATGCAAATGTGTCTCGTGAAGAGAGAGTGAACGAATACTGTCCTTGGGTAAATGGTGCATTCAGTAAAGCGGTTCTAGGTGATGACAGCGCATTAGGAGGAAAGGGTGAAGTGTACGTTGACTTTATCGTACATGAATTGAAGCCTATTGTGGATCATAAATACCGCACTTCCCCAAATAAGACCTACATGGGTGGAGTCTCGTTAGGGGGACTCATTTCTACTTTTGCTGCCTGCCGTTATCCCCATATTTTCACAAGGGTTGCTGGCGTGTCTTCTGCTTTTTATCGGAACCAGGAAGAAATTGAGAACTTGCTTCGTCAATCTGATATGTCCTCAATCGAACAATTTTATCTGGATTGCGGAACAAAAGAAGCAGGCGAAGAAGACAGTATTAGTACTGCCTTTGTAAATTCAAACGAAGCCGTATATGAAATCTTGAGAAACAAAATTCCTCGCACAAAATTCCAAGTCGTTTCTGATGCAAAACATAATTACGAAGACTTTAGAAAAAGGGTTCCTGAAATTTTTTCATTCTTGTTTTCGGACATACTTGGTTAATGCTCACTGAATTGGTGATTTTCTATCTTTAACTGCGGGTGAATACAATAGCAGCAGTAGGCTCCCTTCCTCAGGTAACGGGGGAAAGAAAGATGGCGGCTGCATCGGGAATTGCGTAAACATTCAGTGTAGACAAGTCATCGTTATGGGGCTATCGGGGCGTAGTCTGCAATAACGGTTCTTTCAAATTAATTGAGTTTCCGCATATGGGGTGGAGCTGTGACAGGGAATTATGACAAGTTAGTTAGCGTCATTCTGGAGCGGTATTGCGGTGAACGGCTCATCATCGGTGTCGATGGGTTGAGTCGAGCTGGCAAAACCACTGTTGTGAGTTTATTGCAGCAAGGTATAATCGAGACGGGGCAAGATGTTTGCGTCTTCCATATTGACGATCATATTGTGGAACGCAAGAAGCGATATGACACGGGATTTTCCCAGTGGCAGGAGTATTACAATTTTCAATGGGATGTCGGGTATTTGAGGCAGAATTTGTTTGGCAAATTACGAGACGCATTAGAAATAGATCTCCCGTTTTACGACTCTGAACGTGACGAAATAACCATGAGAATGGTTGTAATACCAAGCGATTGCATCGTGATCATGGAAGGTGTATTTCTTCAACGTGAAGAGTGGCGGCAGTTCTTTGATTTCGTTGTGTATCTGGATTGTAAAAGAGAAACACGTTTCCAACGTGAATCGGCACGCACCAGGGAACAAATTGAGAAGTTTAAAACAAGGTATTGGAAAGCGGAGGACCACTATTTAGAGACAGTAAGTCCGTTGTCCACTGCGGACATGATTATTAGTTCTTGATACATTTGAGCGAGACCCGAATAAGGCATGATCGAACCTTAATTGCATGAATATTCATTTAATAAGTACCGCTACTTATTGAACATCTTGGCCGGATTATCCTAAAGCGAGCTAAACTATTTTGTAAATAGTGAGTGGGCAGATGGTTAGAAAATTTAACACTGGAGGGTGCTCAATGAGCACCCTCCAGTGGACTATCGTGACAGAGGTTTAACGGCTTTTAGTGAGAAAAGCAAAGGGATTTGATGGTTTTGTTTGAGCCACCAATACTCTTCCTGCTTTTCCATGAGCCCTGGATACTTGTTATACATACAGTACGGAAACTCATGAAACTGATCTACATTCAAGCCAGATGAGAGTATGGACGCAAAAATGTCAGCTAACGTGTGATCCCATTGATAACTCCCTGCATTTTTTACTTCTTGAATATCTCCAGTATAGGAACGTTTGCTTTCCCAATAAAGCGGGTTGCCATCTGAAAAATAGCTGTATCTTTGTTTAAGTTCGCCATCCTCAGCAACATCAAATACATTGGTTAAGGGATGTTCTTCGACGATGTAGAATGTTCCACCAGGCTTCAAGTATCGGTATATAATTTTTGCCCACTCGTTAAGGTTTTCAAGCCAACAAAGGACCCCATACGAAGTGAACACAATGTCAAACTCATCGTCCAGAACCGTTGGCAACGAAAAAATATCAGAACAGACAAATTGAGCATCCATTCCAGCTTGGGTGTTAAGTTCCTTTGCAAGCTCTATGGCTTTATCTGAAAGATCAACGCCAGTTACCTTCGCCCCCCGCCGAGCCCACGATAAAGAATCAAGACCGAAATGACATTGTAGATGCAGCAATCGCTTGCCCTGGACATTTGGCAGTTCCTGCCGTTCTATAGATTTCAGCGTCGATCGACCCATTAGAAAGTCTTTCACACCATAGAAATCCGATTGGCTGTGAATACTGACCAGTTCGTTCCAACGGGCTCTATTTGTGTCAATATATTGTTTCATCAAGATTATCCCCTTTAATTGCAAGTGTTTCTGTGTTAATTAAAGAGCCGTTAAAGGTAACAACCCTTAACGGCTCTATGGTAGAACGCTTGCACGGAGAATTTACTCACCGTCAGGAGCAAGCACGCTAACGAGATGACCGAAAAAGGGCATACGTATCCCATTCTGAATTACTGCGGGTCCAAATAACAGCACAGGGAACCGATGTGGCATCCTCATTAGCATACATCACTCCTCTCCTTTAGTTGCCTTTTAGTGTATAGAAATCAGAGTAAAGAGTCAACGGATTGTGTATGTTGCCAAACAGTCGCGGAACTCAGAGTGGAAAACAATGATAATTCCTAGAGGGATTCATAAAGAATACCTTGTTCAAATGAATAACATATGTAGTCAAAAATACATATTGAATCACTTCCGATATTAGGCTAACGGGCGCATTAGTTCAAAGATGCAGGTGATCAATCTAGGGCTGCACTCCTACAATCCTTAGCTCCAACCACGGTTAGGGCGAGATCCACCGCTTCCGCAGTGGTCAAACAGTTTACGCAAGGATATATTATGTATATCCTTGCGTAAACGTGAAAAGGGGAGATTTCTATGCAGGCGCGTGTATCGAAGTGGGGAAACAGCTTGGGAATTAGAATTCCGGTAATGGCTGCTGAGGAAATGAGCCTCTCTGACGGAGAAGTTGTGGAATTGATCTTTCGAGATGGGGAGATCATCATCAAAAAGCAAGAATCCACGTTGGAGGATCTGGTCACACAGATCACGAGAGACAATCGGCATGATGAGACGGATTTTGGAACGGTGGGGCGGGAATTACTATGACCTATACTCCGGATCGTGGGGATTTCATCTGGCTTCAGTTCTATTCCCAGGCAGGACACGAACAAGCCGGTCGTCGCCCAGCCCTCGTACTATCTCCTAAAACTTACAACGAGGCGGCCGGACTGGCACTTGTGTGTCCAATCACAAGTCGAGTAAAGGGATATCCGTTTGAAGTTAATTTGCCAGAAGAAGGTCTTGTCTCGGGTGTGGTATTGGCCGATCACGTTCGGAGCGTGGATTGGCTTGCGAGGGAAGCGTCGTATATTGGTTCGGCTCCAGAAACTGTACTGTCGAGCGTGAGACAGAAGCTTATTCTGCTTATCTAATTGTGGGATAAAAATCATGCCGTATGACCTGTCACGATGAACCGTTCTATAAGTGAGAATCTGTAAAACCAGAGTGCGTTATGCTTAAATTACCATCAAATCTACTTGCGCATACGGGCGCGCAAATTCAGGAGTCATTAGCGCCCACCTGTTGTATGATTAAACGGTGGCATACACTTTCGGAATCTTGCGCAATCGGGCCGGAATGCGACAGAAAGAACATAGGATGGTAATTCCGAGTTTAACATGATATTATATCGTATATGATATCGCTCGGCGCGAGGTGAAAGCGTGAGCCCGTGGGGAAAATTATTGGAGAGCATACGCAATCATCCGAGATCCGTACGGTTCGAAGATCTCGACAAAGTGCTACGTAACACGGGCTTTGAGAGAAGACAGTCTGGCAAGGGTACAAGTCATTATCGATATGTCCTTGGTACAGATCAGATTGTTGTTCCTCGTCATGGCAACCACGTTAAAGAGGTTTACGTGAAACAAGTTATTGAAATCCTCAGCCAAAAGGGGTGGATTTAATGAACAAGGATCTGGATTACTACATGGCACTGCCCTACGCTATAACCGTGATTCCTGATCCACATTCTGGGGGCTACGTTGCAAAGATCACGGAATTACCTGGATGCATTACACAAGCTGAGTCGTTAGCTGAACTGATGAACAGGATTCAAGACGCTAAACGCTGTTGGATCGATGGCGCTCTGCAGGATGGCATTGAAATTCCTGAACCTGTTAATCTAAATGATGTTGAACCGAGCAAGTTCCTTTTGCGGTTACCAAAATCTCTTCAGCGCGAATTGGCCGCAAGAGCCAAATTGGAGGGCGTAAGTCTAAATCAGTACATGCTTTATCAACTTGCGCGCTCAGTGGGTACAACAGAAATGCAAGGTCCTGCCCACGACGAGATGGCTGCAACCGTCACTGGCTAATATTGTCGAAATGTTTCGCAAAGCTCTGCTTTCGTTGATAAGATTCTAAGGGACAGTTGAAGTAGACTGTCCCATTGGTTACTGGAGGAGACGATAATTCAAAACAACAAGTCACCTTTTGCATGAATATACACGCTTGTCAACGACACAGGTATGTCGCATAAGGGCAGATTAGCGCAATATCGACACAATGCTATTTTTGGTATTTTCAGTAATTACTGGTTGGAGGAACATAAATGATAAGTCTGGTTCAAATGACCGAAAAACAATATGAAAAGTTCTTCGAAGAGGCAATCAGAGAGTATGTCGAAGAAAATGTAAATGAAGGTAGATGGTTACAATCCGAATCGATTGAACGAGCGGCTAAAGAAACTAATGAACTATTGCCTAATGGAATTTACACTAATGGGCATTTTCTGTGCTCATTGCATCACGAAGAAGCAGGTGTCATAGGTGCGATTTGGTATGCAGTCAAAGAAACGAATGGCGAGAAATCAGCGTTTATTTACATCATTCAGATATATAGTGAATTTCAAGGCAAGGGATATGGGACACATGCACTTATGGCTCTTGAAACTGATCTTGCCTCGATGAATGTCAGTTCAATCGGTTTACATGTTTTCGGGCACAACAAACGTGCTTATCAGTTATATGCAAAAATGGGGTACATTCCAACCAGCATCAAGATGGTAAAGCGTCTAGATTAGTCCAAAGATGCGAATGAGCGCTACTGTGATTGTAAGTCATCCGACTGCCTAAACAGGGGTCTATCTCCAAGAAGAATTTTATTGGTCAGTACATAAATATACACTAAGGTATTTTCTGGGTTATGTCAGTAGCGGGCAGCTTACTGACATCAGTGCCATTGCATAAATGCTCAATATACCAACGGTGGGAGGACTAATTCTGAAGAAACTTCGTGGAATGCGGAGGTACTACAGGAAGCTGCTGACAAAAGTACCTACTTACAAATTGGAGTTAGAAAATGACCATTGGTATGATATGTGGCATATGCATGTAGATTGGCATGGCTTTGGAAACAGAAACGCACGGGCACTTGACCAACACTTAAAAGCACTCTTTCTGACGTTCGAGAACTTTCAAAAGCAACTCAAGGGTTGGAAACGTCCTCATCAAACCTGGGTGCAGGTCCATGAATATGATGCAGGACAGAATGCCGTATACCTTCACACATCAAATGAAAACACAGACAATTTCC is a window encoding:
- a CDS encoding GNAT family N-acetyltransferase — its product is MMEYKAFTNLEVESDWYQSMCSLHSTIFKLKSPDSIKEELYVRPIFLVLIALDNEHVVGYKIGYQDRRTRFYSWLGGVNSEYRGQGIASELMRRQHVWCESQGYDVVRTQTKNKWRSMLILNLRHGFDVVGTYTDEKGEPKIILEKRL
- a CDS encoding alpha/beta hydrolase, with the translated sequence MLDEFSILITPFNIERTIRVYLPQNYYTSKENYPVLYMHDGKNVFRDKVAIGGVSLGLESYLEQIGLKLIVVGIDANVSREERVNEYCPWVNGAFSKAVLGDDSALGGKGEVYVDFIVHELKPIVDHKYRTSPNKTYMGGVSLGGLISTFAACRYPHIFTRVAGVSSAFYRNQEEIENLLRQSDMSSIEQFYLDCGTKEAGEEDSISTAFVNSNEAVYEILRNKIPRTKFQVVSDAKHNYEDFRKRVPEIFSFLFSDILG
- a CDS encoding kinase; protein product: MTGNYDKLVSVILERYCGERLIIGVDGLSRAGKTTVVSLLQQGIIETGQDVCVFHIDDHIVERKKRYDTGFSQWQEYYNFQWDVGYLRQNLFGKLRDALEIDLPFYDSERDEITMRMVVIPSDCIVIMEGVFLQREEWRQFFDFVVYLDCKRETRFQRESARTREQIEKFKTRYWKAEDHYLETVSPLSTADMIISS
- a CDS encoding methyltransferase domain-containing protein codes for the protein MKQYIDTNRARWNELVSIHSQSDFYGVKDFLMGRSTLKSIERQELPNVQGKRLLHLQCHFGLDSLSWARRGAKVTGVDLSDKAIELAKELNTQAGMDAQFVCSDIFSLPTVLDDEFDIVFTSYGVLCWLENLNEWAKIIYRYLKPGGTFYIVEEHPLTNVFDVAEDGELKQRYSYFSDGNPLYWESKRSYTGDIQEVKNAGSYQWDHTLADIFASILSSGLNVDQFHEFPYCMYNKYPGLMEKQEEYWWLKQNHQIPLLFSLKAVKPLSR
- a CDS encoding AbrB/MazE/SpoVT family DNA-binding domain-containing protein yields the protein MQARVSKWGNSLGIRIPVMAAEEMSLSDGEVVELIFRDGEIIIKKQESTLEDLVTQITRDNRHDETDFGTVGRELL
- the mazF gene encoding endoribonuclease MazF, with protein sequence MTYTPDRGDFIWLQFYSQAGHEQAGRRPALVLSPKTYNEAAGLALVCPITSRVKGYPFEVNLPEEGLVSGVVLADHVRSVDWLAREASYIGSAPETVLSSVRQKLILLI
- a CDS encoding type II toxin-antitoxin system HicA family toxin produces the protein MSPWGKLLESIRNHPRSVRFEDLDKVLRNTGFERRQSGKGTSHYRYVLGTDQIVVPRHGNHVKEVYVKQVIEILSQKGWI
- a CDS encoding type II toxin-antitoxin system HicB family antitoxin codes for the protein MNKDLDYYMALPYAITVIPDPHSGGYVAKITELPGCITQAESLAELMNRIQDAKRCWIDGALQDGIEIPEPVNLNDVEPSKFLLRLPKSLQRELAARAKLEGVSLNQYMLYQLARSVGTTEMQGPAHDEMAATVTG
- a CDS encoding GNAT family N-acetyltransferase, producing MISLVQMTEKQYEKFFEEAIREYVEENVNEGRWLQSESIERAAKETNELLPNGIYTNGHFLCSLHHEEAGVIGAIWYAVKETNGEKSAFIYIIQIYSEFQGKGYGTHALMALETDLASMNVSSIGLHVFGHNKRAYQLYAKMGYIPTSIKMVKRLD